The genomic stretch TTTGCGGGATCAAAACCACCCATGCGACGGCTTTTGCTTGCAGCTTCAAAATGGGGATTGTGTTGACGAGAAATTGTAAAAAAGCCCGTGAGTTTATTGAGAAAGCCAGCCATTAATAGCCTCGTGATATGTTAAAATAGAACACGCGTGAACCTTTACGCCCTTCAAGGTCCGCTATTTGCGTATTGATCATTTCAAGAGCTCTGCGCAATTCCTCAACAGAGCGGTTGCTTACTTGCTTATCGCCATGGCGTACCGATTGCGCACCCGAATAAAGAGCCTCTTCAATTTGCTCTCGCCGCCTTTTTAAACTTTCCAGTCTCGAAAATTTGCTGTTCATTGGTTCTAAAGTTTCATCCACAAATTACCTCCAATCCCCTTGCATATAAGGATTCATCACCGTTCTGGATTGTTTCCTTTGAGGTTGTGCTATCTGAGATCTTCTTGGAGAAGTGAATGAAGAAATCCTAGATGTTTTTTCTTCCAAAGAGCTTTCAGCAATTTTAAGTTTTTCCAAACGCTCTTCTAAGATATCGACTTCTCGATTAAGGTTTATTCCTGCCGAAATCAGCCCTTGCAAAGCCGCATAAGCATAGACTCTACAATCCAAGGCTTCGTTTCTTGCCTTTTCACTTTTTTGCCATTCAATACGCTTGAAGCCTTTAAAATATTTGATGACTTTTCTTTCAGCGGTTAGCTGGGCAAAATATTCCTGGTCAAGGCTTTTGTGAAAGTGTGTTGCGCCAGCCCCCGTTGCTTCGGGACCCGATTTTTTAAACCGTGCTGTAATGATATCTTTCGCGGCGTCAACCCCAACAATATAAAGATTAATCTGCCCTTTATTGTTTTTGCTTGGTCGGCGTGGCCATACCGCACGCCAGCCAGCTTGTCCCTTAATGCCCCAGATGCGCCGCCCCTCACGCGGACGCACATAGTTATAAACTGCCTGTGTGTGTCCACCACCGGTATCAATGCAAGCCGCTGTTATCCTAATACCGTCTTTATAGCCTGGATGCGGCCAGCGCTTTGCAAGATATTCATCCAATTGGTCCCACACTTCAAAAGAAGAGGGGTCACCAAGGATAACTTGGTAATCAATATGCCAACTTTCTTCACTACGCCCCCATCCCACCACTTCAAGCTCTAAACGGTCATTTTGCACATCAATGCCTGCTGTCAACACGACGGCTTGTTCTGGTGCAAGGGGATAATCTTCGCGTTTTGCATAGAGGCTGTCTGGATCAACAACTTCGCCTGTTCTGTCCTCCCATGGCTCTCCAAGAACTGTATTGACAAAAGGCTGTAGAAGAGCTGGATCATCTTTGGCATTTAAAAACTCTCTTGCACATTCCCCCCATGTAAGCCAAGGTGAATAGAGTGCTGAAATATGATAAGAACGCAAATTCAGTCTGCTTGACTCACTGGTTGGGACCCAGCATGCACCTCTTTCTTCACACATGAGATCTGTTTTTCGGTGTTCGGCATGTTCATGACCACAATGCGCACAAACAAAAACAGCTTTTTCGGGAGCCCCTTTTGGCCATTTGATTTGTGACCAAACAATCGGCTGGAGTGTACCACATTCATCACAAGGCACGTTATAATATCGCTGGTCTCCTAGCACAAAATCCTTGGCAATACGGCTTGTGTCACGATGGGTGGGAGTGGACAATTTAAAGATCTTTCGTTGTACAAAGGTTGATGTGCGCTTTTCCGCAATCATCACTGGATCACCTTCGTTATCGACACTGAGAGGATAACCATCAACCTCATCCAAAATCAGATAACGAATAGGCATAGAACGCAGACCAGCTGCACTGTTTGCTCCTGTAAGCATCAGTG from Bartonella kosoyi encodes the following:
- a CDS encoding phage head-tail joining protein; its protein translation is MDETLEPMNSKFSRLESLKRRREQIEEALYSGAQSVRHGDKQVSNRSVEELRRALEMINTQIADLEGRKGSRVFYFNISRGY
- a CDS encoding phage terminase large subunit family protein, with product MDENAVTEFFAHANDARQPDPPYTVSQWADKNRYLSTVASAEPGLWRTKRTPYLREIMDNLSSYVPIETTIVMKGAQVGMSEAGLNFCGYAIHYSPGPALYVMPTVETAKKLSKTRLDPMIMASPVLSERIAPARARDSGNTMFSKEFDGGALMLTGANSAAGLRSMPIRYLILDEVDGYPLSVDNEGDPVMIAEKRTSTFVQRKIFKLSTPTHRDTSRIAKDFVLGDQRYYNVPCDECGTLQPIVWSQIKWPKGAPEKAVFVCAHCGHEHAEHRKTDLMCEERGACWVPTSESSRLNLRSYHISALYSPWLTWGECAREFLNAKDDPALLQPFVNTVLGEPWEDRTGEVVDPDSLYAKREDYPLAPEQAVVLTAGIDVQNDRLELEVVGWGRSEESWHIDYQVILGDPSSFEVWDQLDEYLAKRWPHPGYKDGIRITAACIDTGGGHTQAVYNYVRPREGRRIWGIKGQAGWRAVWPRRPSKNNKGQINLYIVGVDAAKDIITARFKKSGPEATGAGATHFHKSLDQEYFAQLTAERKVIKYFKGFKRIEWQKSEKARNEALDCRVYAYAALQGLISAGINLNREVDILEERLEKLKIAESSLEEKTSRISSFTSPRRSQIAQPQRKQSRTVMNPYMQGDWR